The Methanocella arvoryzae MRE50 genome includes a region encoding these proteins:
- a CDS encoding NHL repeat-containing protein encodes MRLTSRISLLIALLSILLLTVPAANAYEPFSPDKIALGGYGNVYASFGGNLSMQSYIHVYTPEGREIRLIEKGTGGDFAVDRQDSVYLLDSANKTITKVSKDGQRSLFWESNRSSAYYCGSIAADDAGNIYVTEYAPDFNNSTGHNQMANLTDSRILKLNSSGDVVKIYGGSPPFPMNNPLMLTIGFYGTVYGTDLDNRIYLLTPDGNMSTMGKPGLENGTFNMITSVTFGEDGYLYVTEYGNHRVQKLYPNGTFVAKWAGCGPDAFIYPSGVAADKNGRVYVADFRDQRIVWLDGNNYTFGENRTANVAGKGVLWDNVVAGDNYTVMTQKIETENAAAETPGFTVVILATSFIVLFLIARPMRR; translated from the coding sequence ATGAGGCTTACTTCCCGAATTTCACTTCTGATAGCGTTACTCTCTATTCTCCTGCTGACTGTTCCTGCCGCAAACGCGTACGAGCCGTTCAGCCCCGATAAAATCGCACTGGGCGGCTACGGCAACGTCTACGCCAGCTTCGGGGGCAACCTCAGCATGCAGAGCTACATCCACGTATACACTCCCGAAGGCAGGGAAATTCGCCTGATCGAGAAAGGTACCGGCGGCGACTTCGCAGTCGATCGTCAGGATAGCGTGTACTTGCTCGATTCCGCCAACAAAACGATCACTAAGGTGAGCAAGGATGGCCAGAGAAGCCTCTTCTGGGAGAGTAACCGATCCAGCGCTTACTACTGTGGCAGTATCGCTGCGGATGACGCGGGAAATATCTACGTGACCGAGTACGCGCCGGACTTCAATAATTCCACCGGGCATAACCAAATGGCCAACCTCACCGATAGCCGGATTCTAAAGCTGAATTCCAGCGGCGACGTTGTCAAAATCTACGGGGGATCGCCTCCGTTCCCGATGAACAACCCGCTGATGCTGACCATAGGTTTTTACGGGACTGTCTATGGTACCGATCTGGACAACCGTATTTACCTGCTCACTCCCGACGGCAACATGAGTACCATGGGCAAGCCTGGATTGGAGAACGGCACCTTTAACATGATCACCAGCGTGACGTTCGGCGAGGATGGCTACCTGTACGTGACGGAGTATGGCAACCACCGGGTCCAGAAGCTGTACCCCAACGGCACTTTCGTCGCAAAGTGGGCCGGATGCGGCCCGGATGCCTTCATCTACCCCTCCGGTGTGGCCGCTGATAAGAACGGCCGGGTGTATGTGGCTGACTTCCGTGACCAGCGCATCGTGTGGCTCGACGGTAACAACTACACGTTCGGGGAGAACAGGACTGCTAACGTAGCCGGCAAGGGAGTTCTCTGGGATAATGTTGTCGCAGGGGACAACTATACTGTCATGACGCAGAAGATCGAAACGGAGAATGCAGCGGCAGAGACGCCGGGCTTCACCGTAGTAATACTGGCTACGAGCTTTATTGTGCTTTTCCTGATAGCCAGACCTATGCGTAGGTGA
- a CDS encoding winged helix-turn-helix transcriptional regulator translates to MKKAHTFELTIVLLIVIMACLLYLILTSRPSLNSGWEASINSTPDYILPGSDGRLYAFAGNNVTAIDSNGQVAWKFDAEQDIWKGGRGYGVGAGGSLVRYYQSVPLAAEYAGHLYLLAEKPCVEEAKKVVINNITIMDFPMDLIALSPQGEIEWKRAINETFPVSGYLQVVEGPFYPDGPAYFWYPIISGPIVSGDRLYIFHDGQEDVYDANGTLAYKLYGLSSEPVVDERGYVYAVLATPISKQSATSSIDAGAYYVNVTPSSIIAAFRPDGTQAWSLDLGESAAPISVGTGGYTDGLSRLLFANQTLYVPVQNGIVAVSTDGRVLWVRHLNDGSYTLFEPMPVDPEGNVYFRQDRSIAQICVIRPNGQAQVSPWVFNFWSGEAEPGSQTPVFLEGHDGIVYGTGSTTYMSPDQFNETYRAGYFDPGHVTAYDLAKNRTLWTFTIPAEDTHALLLTPDNYELIHIQGLGLDIRPDNAGAYTSITQNRVIYVYPGQNVTYVTYEYTIHEDPIVLNQSRGMYVRALYALDNSGRLLWKEPIGSIKQAVVSNDTLYYSTWDGQMGGGASIAGGIAIIASLYLVLRFVAVGAVSRARAVLHVNENRNALMEYIEANPGSTAREITKGLPMNMGTLRYHLLILSMNHKITSHQDGDKYVRYFKNAGTYTREELMLLSLARREPVRKILETLSKNPGMTGTELSKALGVSTTAVYRHLNLLSERQIVGRELERESGPGYRVREEYLPYVERMIRGQ, encoded by the coding sequence ATGAAGAAGGCGCACACGTTCGAGCTGACGATCGTACTGCTCATCGTAATTATGGCATGTCTGCTATACCTAATTCTGACATCCAGGCCGTCTTTAAATAGTGGCTGGGAAGCATCGATCAACAGCACGCCCGACTACATCCTCCCCGGGAGCGATGGCAGGCTATACGCTTTCGCCGGGAACAACGTGACGGCAATCGACAGCAATGGCCAGGTGGCATGGAAGTTCGACGCAGAGCAGGACATCTGGAAAGGGGGAAGAGGCTACGGAGTCGGCGCTGGCGGATCGCTGGTCCGATACTACCAGTCTGTCCCGCTGGCCGCAGAATACGCTGGCCACCTCTACCTGCTTGCGGAGAAACCCTGCGTCGAAGAGGCTAAAAAAGTCGTTATAAACAATATAACCATTATGGACTTCCCCATGGATCTGATAGCCCTGTCTCCCCAGGGCGAGATCGAATGGAAACGAGCCATTAATGAAACTTTTCCGGTATCAGGCTACCTCCAGGTTGTCGAGGGACCATTTTACCCCGACGGGCCCGCCTATTTCTGGTATCCAATTATCTCAGGCCCCATAGTGTCCGGCGATAGACTATACATCTTTCACGATGGTCAGGAAGACGTTTATGATGCAAACGGGACTCTGGCATACAAATTGTACGGTCTCTCCAGCGAGCCGGTAGTCGATGAACGCGGCTATGTTTACGCAGTGCTCGCTACGCCGATTTCGAAGCAGTCTGCCACTTCATCGATCGATGCAGGGGCGTATTACGTGAACGTGACCCCTTCAAGCATAATCGCCGCTTTCAGGCCGGACGGTACGCAGGCATGGAGCCTGGACCTCGGCGAAAGCGCTGCTCCGATCTCCGTCGGTACCGGTGGTTATACAGATGGCCTGAGCCGGCTGCTTTTCGCGAACCAGACGCTATATGTGCCAGTGCAGAACGGCATTGTGGCAGTAAGCACCGATGGCAGAGTGCTCTGGGTGCGCCACTTAAACGATGGCTCGTATACACTGTTTGAGCCGATGCCTGTTGATCCAGAGGGCAACGTTTACTTCCGGCAGGATCGCTCCATAGCGCAAATTTGTGTCATCAGACCCAACGGCCAGGCGCAGGTAAGCCCCTGGGTATTCAACTTCTGGAGCGGAGAAGCCGAGCCAGGCTCGCAGACACCGGTCTTCCTCGAAGGACATGACGGGATCGTTTACGGTACTGGTAGCACGACGTACATGAGCCCCGATCAGTTCAACGAGACCTACCGAGCGGGCTATTTCGACCCTGGCCACGTCACTGCATACGATCTGGCGAAGAACCGTACCCTCTGGACGTTTACCATCCCTGCGGAGGACACGCATGCTCTACTCCTCACGCCGGACAACTATGAGTTAATACACATTCAAGGCTTAGGGCTGGATATAAGGCCGGATAATGCCGGTGCATACACCAGTATCACGCAGAACAGGGTCATCTACGTCTACCCCGGCCAGAACGTCACCTACGTCACCTACGAATATACCATCCATGAAGACCCTATAGTTCTCAACCAGTCCAGGGGCATGTACGTCCGGGCGCTATACGCCCTTGATAATAGTGGCCGGCTGCTATGGAAAGAGCCCATAGGTTCCATCAAGCAGGCCGTCGTGAGCAACGATACTCTATACTATAGCACCTGGGACGGCCAGATGGGCGGAGGAGCGAGCATCGCCGGCGGCATCGCCATTATTGCCTCACTGTACCTGGTCCTGCGTTTTGTCGCCGTAGGGGCCGTCTCCCGGGCGAGGGCCGTGCTGCACGTCAACGAGAACCGGAATGCTCTCATGGAGTACATCGAAGCTAACCCGGGTTCTACCGCGAGGGAGATAACCAAAGGCCTTCCTATGAACATGGGCACGCTCCGGTACCACCTTCTCATCCTCTCGATGAACCACAAGATCACCTCCCATCAGGATGGTGACAAGTACGTGCGGTACTTTAAGAATGCCGGGACCTACACACGAGAAGAGCTTATGCTACTATCGCTGGCGCGCAGGGAGCCTGTCAGAAAGATCCTTGAAACTCTCTCGAAAAACCCGGGGATGACCGGAACCGAGCTGTCAAAAGCGCTGGGCGTGTCGACCACGGCTGTTTATCGGCACCTGAACCTGCTGTCAGAAAGGCAGATCGTGGGCCGGGAGCTTGAGAGAGAAAGCGGGCCTGGCTACCGGGTCAGGGAAGAGTACCTGCCGTATGTCGAGAGGATGATCCGGGGGCAGTAA
- a CDS encoding winged helix-turn-helix transcriptional regulator: MKRGHIFELSLVLAIFVLACLLYVLTVPPEPVVIGWSNNTGWSPDYMTVGSNDTLYEFKGNEIRAISSDGNFLWSLDVPSEWSVLNNYNLPGNTPEGYGYFLNSYPVMAESDGSLYLFAFKRLTWQEINSEYGNTTTLTIVYDNTTNIFSVPADHYLSQPGKVLKISSEGRVEWEYQFNMTLSKNRICGLSDPRYYYFEHPVKITERAGKIYFFHDNTEDVLDPDGRLLFSIRNLSSPGVIDNTGRIYAVQGTRLEVVDNAVVAANGQPLEAENEDWYAWKFASDPASLLPTGTLQAWDAEGKFLWSTDIGEPAICPVFRYDVWEKYYSLPLYTNGTIYVPIDNGVTAVSPEGKVLWSYTEPAGEYLLYEVMPLDSKGNIYLRKAYPAKTNAAFLKLSCLTIVGPDGKASADRWPFYQSDPVDDLIEAPLVISGYDGIVYATGASKSFGLNLIESGVFNEIYATKSYPADTITAYDVKNGTALWHFTVPLADVHALTLNRENIPTIIEQNSWAIGELNGSSYVFGDRVTERYTLKCFYLNNIAILRGTDTIYVNYYFSVSEAPYILNVSRCVYAKGLYALDDHGKLLWKQPIDGFVTGTAVNNSTIYYRTSDGTVGKGTVNIAAGMALAAIAYLILRFFMIGAVSRAKSQLDRNENRNQVLNYVTARPGSTANEICRGLGMNLGTIRYHLLILSLNHRIVSHPDGDKYVRYFKNSGTFTAEEQSLHSLMRREPVRRTLQILAEKPGISGSELSRELGVSDTAAYRHVNLLVEKGIVIKGAGVERGVGYTIKAEYVPFVTRTSEK, translated from the coding sequence ATGAAAAGAGGGCATATCTTCGAGCTATCCCTGGTGCTGGCAATTTTTGTGCTCGCCTGCCTGCTGTACGTGCTTACGGTCCCGCCGGAACCAGTCGTCATCGGCTGGAGCAACAACACTGGCTGGAGCCCTGACTACATGACAGTCGGCAGCAACGATACCCTCTACGAGTTCAAGGGTAACGAGATCAGGGCGATCAGCAGCGATGGTAACTTTTTATGGTCCCTGGATGTTCCCTCTGAGTGGAGTGTGCTAAACAACTACAATTTGCCCGGAAATACCCCTGAAGGCTATGGTTACTTCCTGAACAGCTACCCTGTCATGGCCGAAAGCGACGGTTCGCTTTACCTGTTTGCCTTCAAACGGCTCACCTGGCAGGAGATCAACTCGGAATACGGAAACACAACAACGCTCACGATCGTCTACGATAACACAACAAACATCTTTTCCGTGCCGGCCGACCATTACCTGAGCCAGCCTGGCAAGGTCCTCAAGATCTCGAGCGAAGGCCGCGTCGAGTGGGAGTATCAGTTTAACATGACTCTGTCAAAAAATCGTATCTGTGGCCTGAGCGACCCCCGCTACTATTACTTCGAACATCCTGTAAAGATCACCGAGCGAGCGGGCAAAATCTACTTCTTCCACGATAACACCGAAGATGTGCTGGACCCGGACGGCCGGCTGCTATTCAGCATCAGGAACCTCTCAAGCCCCGGAGTCATCGACAATACAGGACGCATCTACGCTGTTCAAGGTACCCGGCTGGAGGTCGTGGATAACGCCGTTGTGGCAGCTAACGGCCAGCCGCTGGAGGCAGAAAACGAAGACTGGTACGCCTGGAAGTTTGCTTCCGATCCTGCTTCGCTCCTCCCCACAGGTACGCTGCAAGCCTGGGACGCAGAAGGAAAGTTCCTCTGGAGCACAGACATCGGCGAACCCGCCATCTGTCCGGTGTTCAGGTACGATGTCTGGGAGAAGTACTATTCCTTGCCGCTATACACTAATGGCACTATTTACGTACCGATCGACAACGGTGTCACCGCAGTGAGCCCGGAGGGTAAGGTCCTGTGGAGCTATACAGAGCCAGCTGGCGAATACCTCCTGTACGAGGTCATGCCGCTTGATAGCAAAGGCAACATTTACCTGAGAAAGGCCTATCCCGCCAAAACCAATGCCGCCTTCTTAAAACTCTCCTGCCTGACCATCGTCGGACCTGACGGGAAAGCCAGTGCAGATCGCTGGCCCTTTTACCAGAGCGACCCTGTCGATGACTTGATAGAGGCGCCTCTGGTGATCAGCGGATACGATGGGATAGTATATGCGACCGGCGCGAGCAAGAGCTTCGGCCTGAACCTGATTGAAAGTGGAGTTTTCAACGAAATATATGCGACGAAAAGTTATCCGGCTGATACGATAACGGCTTATGACGTAAAGAATGGCACGGCACTCTGGCATTTCACCGTACCCCTGGCCGATGTCCATGCCCTGACGCTGAACCGGGAAAACATCCCCACTATTATCGAGCAAAATTCCTGGGCTATAGGGGAGCTCAACGGGAGCAGCTATGTTTTCGGTGATCGCGTGACCGAGCGGTATACTTTAAAGTGTTTTTACTTGAATAACATAGCGATACTGCGCGGTACCGACACCATTTACGTAAATTACTACTTTTCGGTGTCTGAAGCACCCTACATCCTCAACGTGTCTCGGTGCGTCTACGCCAAAGGCCTGTACGCGCTCGATGACCACGGCAAGCTGCTCTGGAAGCAGCCGATCGACGGCTTCGTGACCGGTACGGCCGTAAACAACAGCACTATCTACTACCGGACCAGCGACGGCACTGTCGGTAAAGGGACTGTGAACATAGCTGCCGGGATGGCACTTGCTGCTATAGCCTATCTTATTTTACGCTTCTTCATGATAGGCGCGGTATCCCGGGCGAAGAGCCAGCTCGACCGTAACGAGAACAGGAATCAGGTCCTGAACTATGTCACCGCTCGCCCTGGCAGCACCGCTAATGAGATCTGCCGGGGGCTGGGCATGAACCTCGGCACGATCAGGTATCACCTGCTCATCCTCTCGCTGAACCACCGTATAGTATCGCACCCGGACGGAGATAAGTACGTACGCTACTTCAAGAACTCAGGCACTTTTACGGCAGAAGAGCAGTCCCTGCACTCGCTGATGCGCAGGGAGCCCGTGAGAAGGACGCTGCAAATACTCGCGGAAAAGCCCGGCATCTCCGGCAGCGAGCTATCCCGGGAGCTGGGGGTATCTGATACAGCGGCATACAGGCACGTGAACCTCCTGGTTGAAAAAGGCATCGTCATCAAGGGAGCTGGCGTAGAACGGGGTGTAGGATACACCATCAAGGCCGAGTACGTGCCATTCGTTACCCGCACATCGGAGAAGTAA
- a CDS encoding RNB domain-containing ribonuclease: MVRKPKRWDRITELAAEQNFLLPEKPDAQALTQFLSAARIADPVRFPDLSLSIIKLLGSGEYVLQLPGEDTAGHFGLAVKEYAHSTAPNRRYPDLITQRLLKAAFAGKPSPYEKDELEALANHCTEAEDAAKKVERQVKKSAAAMLLEPMIGERFDALVTGVTEHGTWVRILSPPVEGKLERGYEGVDVGQMLRVQLIGTDVERGFIDFKRVG, from the coding sequence ATGGTCCGCAAGCCCAAGCGCTGGGACCGGATCACCGAGCTCGCCGCCGAGCAGAACTTCCTGTTGCCGGAGAAGCCTGACGCACAGGCTCTGACGCAATTCCTGTCCGCCGCCAGGATTGCCGATCCCGTGAGGTTTCCTGATCTGTCGCTCAGCATCATCAAGCTGCTGGGCTCCGGGGAATACGTCCTCCAGCTTCCGGGAGAGGACACCGCCGGCCACTTCGGACTCGCCGTCAAGGAATACGCCCACTCCACCGCCCCGAACCGCCGGTACCCGGACCTGATCACCCAGCGGCTGCTCAAAGCTGCCTTTGCAGGGAAACCTTCGCCCTATGAGAAGGATGAGCTGGAAGCGCTCGCGAACCACTGTACTGAGGCGGAGGACGCCGCGAAGAAAGTCGAGCGCCAGGTGAAAAAATCTGCGGCCGCCATGCTTCTCGAGCCTATGATAGGAGAGCGCTTCGACGCCCTCGTCACCGGCGTCACCGAGCATGGGACCTGGGTCCGCATCCTGAGCCCGCCCGTAGAGGGCAAGCTGGAGCGGGGCTACGAAGGCGTGGACGTGGGCCAGATGCTCCGGGTGCAGCTGATTGGCACAGACGTGGAGCGAGGGTTTATAGACTTTAAGAGGGTGGGGTAG
- a CDS encoding RPA family protein, producing MPREVAKRLFAKEFQAANLTYKDGEDQFAPTYLLTPTGAKCNRVFIVGTLTEKTNIGSDSEFWKGRVSDPTGAFVIYASQYQPEAAQALADIEVPSFVAVIGKPNSFKGQDGTLIFSVRPEIIVPVDGDTRDMWVKDTIYNTADRLVAMKAGTDPDAVKAKEHYQTDVEEYKTMLLNAARSLKQMEVVVTDAK from the coding sequence ATGCCCAGAGAAGTAGCAAAGCGGCTTTTCGCAAAAGAGTTTCAGGCAGCTAACCTGACGTACAAGGACGGGGAGGACCAGTTCGCCCCGACGTACCTGCTGACGCCGACCGGCGCCAAGTGCAACAGAGTCTTCATCGTGGGCACTCTGACAGAGAAGACCAACATCGGCTCCGACTCGGAGTTCTGGAAGGGCCGGGTCAGCGACCCGACAGGGGCGTTTGTGATCTACGCCAGCCAGTACCAGCCCGAGGCCGCGCAAGCGTTAGCCGACATCGAAGTCCCCTCGTTCGTGGCCGTCATCGGCAAGCCGAACAGCTTCAAAGGCCAGGACGGCACCCTGATCTTCAGCGTCAGGCCGGAGATCATCGTACCCGTGGACGGCGACACCCGGGATATGTGGGTCAAAGATACGATCTACAACACCGCCGACCGCCTGGTGGCAATGAAGGCCGGCACCGATCCGGATGCGGTCAAGGCCAAAGAGCACTACCAGACCGACGTCGAGGAGTACAAGACCATGCTCCTCAACGCTGCGAGGTCTCTGAAGCAGATGGAAGTCGTTGTTACAGACGCAAAGTAA
- a CDS encoding replication protein A (Replication protein A protects and stabilize the intermediate ssDNA that is generated by the unwinding action of a DNA helicase at the replication fork. In addition, SSBs prevent the formation of secondary structures by single-stranded template DNA.): protein MVKDIAKELREKFSQMGAEVPLKEIEQKLDLLINQYKVPEDEAKRTVMNQYVRDLKLQRPQTGGGGEAQLVKIKDIIKDGMWVSLKAKVLQVWENDKPSISQIGVLGDETGTIKFVAFAKSDLPKLEEGKSYYLTNMVTDSWQSRFSVKLNKTTTIVPTEDVEVADRDTVMTGAIVDVQQGSGLIKRCPECNRPLTKGACADHGKQEGEYDLRVKAVLDDGKVAQDIILNQEMTYRVTGINVDMAKKMAMDAVDPGVVLDEIKRIMLGKYFTVKGPIMSGRYLLAKEMERTVKDITLDEVLKKVGAV, encoded by the coding sequence ATGGTAAAGGACATCGCAAAGGAACTGAGAGAGAAGTTCTCTCAGATGGGCGCGGAAGTGCCCCTGAAGGAGATCGAGCAGAAGCTGGACTTACTGATCAACCAGTACAAAGTGCCCGAGGACGAGGCTAAGCGGACGGTCATGAACCAGTACGTCCGGGACCTGAAGCTGCAGCGCCCTCAGACAGGAGGCGGCGGAGAAGCCCAGCTAGTGAAGATCAAGGACATCATCAAGGACGGCATGTGGGTATCGCTTAAGGCGAAAGTCCTGCAGGTCTGGGAGAACGACAAGCCGAGCATTTCTCAGATCGGAGTCCTGGGCGATGAGACAGGTACCATCAAGTTCGTCGCTTTTGCCAAGTCAGACCTCCCCAAGCTGGAGGAAGGCAAGAGCTATTATCTGACCAACATGGTCACCGACTCGTGGCAGAGCCGCTTCTCGGTGAAGCTCAACAAGACCACCACCATCGTGCCCACGGAAGACGTGGAAGTGGCCGACCGGGACACCGTCATGACCGGGGCCATTGTAGACGTGCAGCAGGGCAGCGGCCTGATCAAGCGGTGCCCCGAGTGCAACCGACCCCTGACCAAGGGAGCCTGCGCCGACCACGGTAAGCAGGAAGGCGAGTACGATCTCAGGGTCAAGGCAGTGCTGGACGACGGTAAAGTGGCGCAGGACATCATCCTGAACCAGGAGATGACCTACAGAGTCACCGGCATCAACGTCGACATGGCCAAGAAGATGGCGATGGACGCAGTCGACCCGGGCGTCGTGCTCGACGAGATCAAGAGGATCATGCTGGGCAAGTACTTCACCGTGAAAGGCCCGATCATGAGTGGCCGGTACCTGCTGGCCAAAGAGATGGAGCGGACGGTAAAGGACATCACGCTGGACGAAGTGCTCAAGAAAGTGGGGGCTGTCTAA